A genomic stretch from Candidatus Omnitrophota bacterium includes:
- a CDS encoding glycosyltransferase family 4 protein: MKKVLLISFEYPVGKSYCGGVGQIVEQSRDSLLAMGYETYVLISSDFARKYPVKLLFPNGSIKRYRNLGAFLREYDWCKFGYIIHHFVNWTSELKKIKMQKGRKPKIIYHFHSILRREKESGFRTLNHFLRNQEKMIELAERIICPSAYEYDNFIRYFPSSIDKVVVIENTIETFRADRKRIEEIRDTHNIKRNDIVSLYVGRLERIKGAHILLEEAHRILERRRHLKLFFVGRSLEKDLYKRLLKLCRRFPGQFFYKRHLEKSELFQYYYLSDIYINSSLSESFSLSTHEGAFCGNALLLNRLPVLEKFKRAALFFDANNGDFSDKYEALIRNRALRKKLAGRAREVANKFIHGNRFKNNLCKLINSFAVEGKI; encoded by the coding sequence ATGAAGAAGGTGCTTCTTATTTCATTTGAATACCCCGTCGGTAAGTCATATTGCGGCGGGGTAGGTCAGATCGTAGAACAGAGCAGGGACAGCCTGTTGGCTATGGGCTACGAAACTTACGTCCTTATAAGCTCTGATTTTGCCAGGAAATACCCGGTTAAACTGCTGTTTCCGAACGGTTCCATAAAACGCTACCGCAATCTCGGGGCGTTCCTGAGAGAATATGACTGGTGTAAATTTGGCTACATAATCCATCATTTTGTGAACTGGACCAGCGAGCTTAAGAAAATTAAAATGCAAAAAGGAAGAAAACCTAAGATTATATATCATTTTCACAGCATATTAAGAAGGGAAAAAGAATCCGGATTCCGGACGTTAAACCACTTCCTGCGCAATCAGGAGAAGATGATTGAATTGGCGGAAAGGATAATCTGCCCTTCCGCTTATGAATACGATAATTTCATCAGATATTTCCCTTCTTCCATAGACAAGGTGGTTGTTATTGAGAATACGATCGAGACCTTCAGGGCGGACAGAAAGAGGATCGAAGAGATAAGGGATACGCACAACATAAAAAGGAACGACATTGTTTCGCTTTATGTGGGCAGGCTTGAGAGGATAAAGGGGGCCCATATTCTGCTTGAGGAAGCGCACAGGATCCTCGAGAGGCGCCGGCATCTTAAACTCTTTTTTGTAGGGAGGTCGCTGGAGAAAGACCTGTATAAAAGGTTGTTAAAGCTCTGCAGGAGATTCCCAGGCCAGTTCTTTTATAAAAGGCATCTGGAGAAAAGCGAATTGTTCCAATATTATTATTTAAGCGATATCTATATAAACAGTTCCTTAAGCGAATCGTTTTCTTTGAGCACCCACGAAGGAGCGTTTTGCGGCAATGCCCTGCTTTTAAACCGGCTTCCGGTTTTGGAGAAGTTCAAGCGCGCCGCGTTATTTTTCGACGCGAATAACGGGGATTTTTCCGATAAATACGAGGCATTGATAAGAAATCGCGCTTTAAGAAAGAAACTCGCGGGCAGAGCACGGGAAGTTGCCAATAAATTTATCCACGGCAACAGGTTTAAAAATAATCTTTGCAAACTTATTAATAGCTTTGCGGTTGAGGGTAAAATTTAA
- the hflC gene encoding protease modulator HflC yields MKEGKLGTIVGLVFSLAIIVVFAFASGALFIVDETKQVVVTQFGKPVGEPITSAGLHFKTPFIQQAHYFEKRLLEWDGEPNQIPTKDKKYIWVDTMARWKIVDALKFLQSVGNELSAGSRLNDIINSATRDAVTGNLLVEAVRDSNRILESKDLGDDAIVSEEALERIETGRQKLTRAILEKAKVLAPQYGIEIMDVRVKRINYVEEVRNKVYDRMIAERKRAAEKYRSEGFGKSAEIEGQTGKELKLITSEAYRQAQSIVGKADAEAINIYAGSYEQNPEFYSLLKTLETYKGTIDENSTLILTTDSDYYKYLKALGN; encoded by the coding sequence ATGAAAGAAGGCAAATTAGGGACTATTGTGGGATTGGTTTTTTCACTGGCTATAATTGTTGTGTTCGCGTTCGCGAGCGGGGCGTTATTTATAGTGGATGAAACAAAACAAGTAGTGGTCACTCAGTTCGGCAAGCCGGTGGGAGAGCCGATAACATCCGCGGGCCTGCATTTTAAGACGCCTTTTATTCAACAGGCGCATTATTTTGAGAAGAGGCTTCTGGAATGGGACGGTGAGCCGAATCAGATACCCACAAAAGACAAAAAATATATATGGGTAGACACAATGGCGCGCTGGAAGATAGTGGACGCGTTGAAGTTCCTGCAGTCCGTAGGCAATGAGTTAAGCGCCGGCAGCCGCCTGAATGATATCATCAATTCAGCCACCAGAGACGCCGTTACGGGGAATCTTCTGGTTGAGGCGGTAAGGGACTCAAACCGCATATTGGAGAGCAAAGATCTCGGGGATGATGCCATTGTCAGCGAGGAGGCTTTGGAGCGCATTGAGACAGGAAGGCAAAAATTAACCCGCGCCATATTGGAGAAGGCAAAGGTCCTCGCTCCGCAATACGGGATCGAGATCATGGATGTGCGCGTAAAGCGCATAAATTATGTGGAGGAAGTGCGTAATAAGGTGTATGACAGGATGATCGCCGAGAGAAAACGCGCCGCCGAGAAATACCGTTCGGAAGGATTTGGAAAATCCGCCGAGATCGAAGGCCAGACCGGTAAAGAGTTGAAATTGATCACCTCTGAGGCCTACCGGCAGGCGCAGTCGATCGTCGGGAAGGCAGATGCCGAAGCGATTAATATTTACGCCGGCTCTTATGAGCAGAACCCCGAATTTTACTCGCTCCTTAAGACATTGGAAACATATAAAGGCACTATCGACGAAAATTCAACGCTGATCCTGACTACCGACAGCGATTACTACAAATACCTTAAGGCCCTGGGTAATTAG
- a CDS encoding peptidoglycan-binding domain-containing protein produces MEMNRMFYGLVLVSLFFVLGCGQQPQEEAISEEMEPADSLIQEGVGASVTEVKPLAQTAQQPVAAAAQQATERPSSINEIQQALKNAGLYQGAIDGKMGPMTREAIETFQANNALEVDGKVGPRTWEKLKAYLNAATPSD; encoded by the coding sequence ATGGAAATGAACAGGATGTTTTATGGCTTGGTTCTCGTGAGTTTGTTTTTTGTTCTTGGCTGCGGGCAGCAACCTCAGGAAGAGGCCATTAGCGAGGAAATGGAACCGGCAGACAGCCTTATCCAGGAGGGCGTTGGGGCATCCGTTACCGAGGTAAAACCGCTCGCGCAAACGGCGCAACAGCCGGTCGCGGCAGCGGCGCAGCAGGCAACAGAGAGGCCGTCATCCATAAATGAGATACAGCAGGCATTAAAGAACGCCGGGCTTTATCAGGGCGCGATTGACGGAAAGATGGGGCCGATGACCAGGGAGGCGATAGAAACATTCCAGGCGAACAACGCGCTGGAAGTGGACGGCAAGGTAGGGCCGCGTACCTGGGAGAAATTAAAGGCATACCTGAACGCCGCAACCCCATCTGACTAA
- a CDS encoding cold-shock protein translates to MAKGKVKWFSNQKGYGFITTESGTDVFVHHSAIQGDGYKTLEEGQEVEFEVEKGPKGDQAKNVVKL, encoded by the coding sequence ATGGCAAAAGGTAAAGTGAAGTGGTTCAGCAACCAGAAGGGTTATGGCTTCATCACCACCGAGTCAGGCACGGATGTATTCGTACATCACAGCGCGATTCAGGGTGACGGCTATAAAACTCTGGAAGAGGGTCAGGAAGTAGAGTTTGAAGTGGAAAAGGGCCCTAAAGGCGATCAAGCCAAGAACGTAGTCAAGTTGTAA
- the hflK gene encoding FtsH protease activity modulator HflK: MEWQNVPTPDEIIDIGKKKFSNYGGYVTWIALALIIIAGLKSAVYSIGPDEVGVIQRFGKYSALSSPGLHAKIPFIDRVTPIKVEKIFKEEFGIRSMDKGPRAGRYYGADLEESLMLTGDLNILDVRWIVQFKIKDPIKLLFIVRDPLKIIRDVSEIVMRRFVGDYTVDEVLTIKREEIDHLAQVEMQKILDDYQTGVQVITVKLLDVNPPDKVKPAFNEVNEAKQEKEKMINQAWEAYNKAIPKARGEAERTIREAEGYSLDKINRAKGESDRFLITLSEYQKAPEITRKRLYLETLAEVLPKAKEKYVIDPRQSSILPLLDIGKKGGTKQ, from the coding sequence ATGGAATGGCAAAATGTCCCTACCCCTGATGAAATAATAGACATAGGCAAAAAGAAGTTTTCTAATTACGGCGGATATGTCACCTGGATAGCATTAGCCCTGATAATTATCGCGGGGCTGAAAAGCGCGGTCTATTCCATAGGCCCGGATGAGGTGGGCGTGATCCAGAGGTTTGGTAAATATAGCGCCTTAAGTTCGCCCGGGCTGCACGCGAAGATCCCTTTTATTGACAGGGTGACCCCCATCAAGGTGGAGAAGATCTTTAAGGAAGAGTTTGGGATAAGGAGTATGGATAAAGGGCCAAGGGCAGGGCGTTATTATGGAGCAGACCTGGAAGAGTCCCTTATGCTTACGGGGGACTTAAACATACTTGATGTGCGCTGGATCGTGCAGTTTAAGATCAAAGACCCCATAAAGCTGCTCTTTATTGTGCGTGATCCCCTCAAGATCATAAGGGACGTTTCCGAGATAGTCATGCGCAGGTTTGTGGGAGATTACACTGTGGATGAGGTATTAACCATTAAAAGGGAAGAAATAGATCATCTGGCTCAAGTCGAGATGCAAAAGATCCTGGATGATTACCAGACGGGAGTGCAGGTCATCACGGTAAAGCTGCTGGATGTAAACCCTCCTGATAAGGTAAAGCCGGCTTTTAACGAAGTGAATGAGGCAAAGCAGGAAAAGGAAAAAATGATCAATCAGGCCTGGGAGGCATATAATAAAGCCATACCAAAGGCCAGGGGAGAAGCGGAGCGGACTATCCGCGAGGCGGAAGGATATTCCCTTGATAAGATAAACAGGGCCAAAGGCGAATCGGATAGATTCTTAATTACTTTAAGCGAATATCAAAAGGCTCCGGAGATCACCCGCAAGAGGTTGTATCTTGAGACGCTCGCCGAAGTTTTGCCCAAGGCAAAGGAAAAATATGTTATTGACCCAAGGCAATCTTCCATATTGCCGCTGTTAGATATCGGCAAGAAAGGAGGGACCAAGCAATGA
- a CDS encoding aldolase catalytic domain-containing protein: MYREQIKVLDCTIRDGGLINDHNFEREFVRKVYKAISLAGVDYMEIGYKNSKKLFSPKEYGLWKFCDDDEIKRLKEGVESRTKISVMVDVGRVDTEEINPSAESPVDMIRVASYVKEIDKAIHLVNNFAEKGYETTINIMAISRDQGAELDEALHQIEEESRVGVVYIVDSFGALYQEPVEWLVKRFKGILKTREVGFHGHNHQQLAFGNTIEAIIHNANYLDATVYGIGRAAGNCPLELLIGFLKNPKFDIRPILDLISQEFVPLRDKIEWGYIIPYAISGMMNEHPRAAMALRKSSKKENYREFYEGLMNPELD; encoded by the coding sequence ATGTATAGAGAACAGATCAAGGTGCTGGACTGCACTATCCGCGATGGCGGGCTTATCAATGATCATAACTTTGAACGCGAATTTGTGCGCAAGGTATATAAGGCCATCTCGCTGGCGGGCGTTGACTATATGGAGATCGGCTACAAGAATTCCAAAAAACTCTTTTCCCCCAAAGAGTACGGCCTGTGGAAGTTCTGCGACGACGATGAGATAAAGCGGCTGAAAGAGGGGGTGGAGTCCCGCACAAAGATCTCTGTCATGGTGGATGTCGGGCGCGTGGACACAGAGGAGATAAATCCTTCTGCCGAGAGCCCCGTTGATATGATACGGGTGGCCTCTTATGTCAAGGAGATAGACAAGGCCATACACCTTGTGAATAACTTTGCCGAAAAGGGCTATGAGACCACCATCAACATAATGGCGATATCCCGCGACCAGGGCGCTGAGTTGGACGAGGCGCTTCATCAGATAGAGGAAGAGAGCAGGGTAGGCGTGGTCTATATCGTGGACAGCTTCGGCGCGCTTTATCAGGAGCCGGTTGAATGGCTGGTGAAGAGATTTAAGGGCATATTGAAGACCAGGGAGGTGGGCTTCCACGGCCATAACCATCAGCAGCTGGCCTTCGGCAATACCATTGAGGCGATCATCCACAACGCCAACTATCTTGACGCCACGGTCTATGGCATCGGCCGCGCCGCGGGTAACTGCCCGCTGGAGTTGCTGATCGGCTTCCTGAAGAACCCGAAGTTTGACATCAGGCCCATACTTGATCTGATATCTCAGGAGTTTGTGCCGTTAAGGGACAAGATAGAATGGGGATATATCATACCTTACGCCATATCCGGCATGATGAATGAGCATCCCCGCGCGGCGATGGCGCTGCGCAAGAGCAGTAAAAAGGAAAATTACCGCGAGTTTTACGAAGGCCTGATGAACCCGGAGTTGGATTAG
- a CDS encoding LTA synthase family protein, producing MEIAGLGLDVVTVRSITSESALVVLPLALLPVFMRKGAAALLVSFFSLLIFADILYRRYFGIPVPFWSLAEAHQLIEWRESVYGIVSLRDMVLLFFPLGILLFVLGYKNSIRFQRPLGGLRIICRYIFIFLVFLAIGLPSIRLLYSNMHDYSNRDRVCREGLFLQRWGVLNNHLFDLLRLIRESCLRSRLSPDAERKLRAFFEKRAEGAKDAGTFGLARGKNLLLIQVESLEQFVIGKKINGQEVTPFLNRLSEEALYYPYIFDQTADGTSSDADFCVLNSLHPLNRGAVVFRRPYNHFVALPRLLKDAGYTTFSAQAIVRDTWNMAVVYPRYGIEHSLFLEEMGEGELLGRRFADHIFLSRMVRDLEKLRRPFFAFLATIISHYPFDNIPDEYKSLDLGKIEGTMLGDYLHCMYYEDKCIGQFLRDLKSAGLLKDTVVVIYGDHRARLPVNADLLQFAVPDAEALSEQMLEAGLSRVPLFIRIPGDNPKGIMPVVGGHVDIAPTLLHLLGIERPRCFIGNSLIGTGPKTAVLSQPLMSKVSDGRVLMPNRGRCLEFPSGKPLSIRACEDLSFSAREELDTSRAVILHDLAREIKGGGD from the coding sequence CGTTGTTGCCGGTATTTATGCGCAAGGGAGCGGCCGCATTATTAGTGTCGTTTTTTTCCCTCTTGATCTTTGCAGATATCCTCTACAGGCGTTATTTTGGCATACCTGTTCCGTTTTGGTCGCTGGCAGAAGCACATCAGCTGATAGAATGGCGTGAGAGCGTATATGGCATTGTATCTTTGAGGGATATGGTGCTGCTATTTTTTCCCCTGGGAATACTGCTTTTTGTCTTAGGTTACAAGAATTCCATAAGATTTCAGCGGCCGCTTGGGGGATTACGCATAATATGCCGGTATATCTTTATCTTTCTGGTCTTCCTGGCGATAGGCCTGCCGAGTATACGCCTATTATACAGTAATATGCATGATTACAGTAATAGGGACAGGGTCTGCCGCGAAGGCCTCTTCCTTCAGAGATGGGGAGTGTTGAACAACCATTTATTTGACCTTTTGCGGCTGATACGGGAAAGTTGCCTGCGCAGCAGGTTGAGTCCTGACGCGGAGCGGAAGTTACGGGCGTTTTTTGAGAAGCGGGCAGAAGGGGCAAAAGACGCAGGCACATTTGGCCTGGCCCGCGGCAAGAACTTGCTCTTGATACAGGTTGAGTCACTGGAGCAGTTTGTCATAGGTAAAAAGATCAACGGCCAGGAGGTCACCCCTTTCTTAAACCGGTTATCTGAGGAGGCGCTGTATTATCCCTATATATTTGACCAGACGGCCGACGGGACAAGTTCCGATGCCGATTTTTGCGTCTTGAACTCTCTGCATCCCCTCAACCGGGGGGCGGTTGTCTTTCGAAGGCCTTACAACCATTTCGTGGCCCTACCGCGTCTTCTTAAGGACGCCGGCTATACAACTTTCTCGGCGCAGGCCATCGTTCGGGATACCTGGAATATGGCCGTTGTGTATCCGCGTTACGGCATTGAGCATTCTCTGTTCCTGGAAGAAATGGGGGAGGGAGAACTGTTGGGAAGAAGGTTTGCCGACCATATATTTCTAAGCCGTATGGTCAGGGACCTGGAAAAACTGAGAAGGCCTTTTTTTGCCTTCCTGGCTACCATTATCTCCCATTACCCGTTCGATAATATACCCGATGAGTATAAGAGTTTAGACTTAGGGAAGATAGAAGGCACCATGCTCGGCGATTACCTGCATTGCATGTATTATGAAGATAAGTGCATAGGTCAGTTCCTGCGTGATTTAAAAAGCGCGGGATTGCTCAAGGATACTGTTGTAGTTATATACGGGGACCACAGGGCTCGTCTGCCTGTTAACGCGGACCTGCTTCAGTTCGCAGTGCCTGACGCAGAGGCGCTTTCGGAACAGATGTTAGAGGCGGGATTAAGCCGCGTTCCACTCTTTATCAGGATCCCCGGCGACAACCCAAAAGGCATAATGCCGGTTGTAGGGGGCCATGTAGATATCGCTCCGACGTTATTGCATTTGCTGGGCATTGAACGGCCCAGGTGTTTTATCGGTAATTCTCTGATCGGCACCGGCCCCAAGACGGCCGTTTTATCACAGCCATTGATGTCTAAGGTGTCGGACGGCCGCGTGCTGATGCCTAATAGAGGCAGATGCCTTGAATTTCCTTCCGGCAAGCCCTTATCGATAAGGGCTTGTGAGGATCTCAGCTTTAGCGCCAGAGAGGAATTAGATACCTCCAGGGCGGTTATCTTGCATGATCTGGCCAGGGAGATCAAAGGAGGCGGCGATTAG
- a CDS encoding phosphatidylserine decarboxylase, producing MIWPGRSKEAAIRNIFKAIHIAYEARYVLLAALSFCLAFCLIFPDQRYIFIAACALLLLFFRDPARDIPDDPFAIVAPADGRIADIDIVRVEELGKEFLRIGIYLSIFDVHVQRLPYNGEIEKVEYKKGRFHIASGHKAAVHNESNTVAIKTECGAMLVKQICGSIVRRIVCNVAPRKMVTKGERLGMIMFGSRVELYISPRTELLVGVGDKVAAGQTFMGRCIVP from the coding sequence ATGATCTGGCCAGGGAGATCAAAGGAGGCGGCGATTAGAAACATATTTAAGGCCATTCATATCGCGTACGAGGCACGTTATGTTCTTTTGGCGGCGCTGTCGTTTTGCCTGGCCTTCTGTTTGATATTTCCCGACCAGAGGTATATTTTTATCGCGGCCTGCGCATTGCTTTTATTGTTTTTCAGGGATCCCGCAAGGGACATCCCTGATGACCCTTTCGCCATAGTCGCTCCTGCCGACGGCAGGATCGCCGATATTGATATTGTCAGGGTGGAAGAGCTTGGGAAAGAATTCCTGCGTATAGGGATCTATCTTTCCATCTTTGATGTGCATGTCCAGCGCCTGCCTTATAACGGCGAGATCGAGAAGGTGGAATATAAAAAGGGCAGGTTTCATATCGCTTCCGGGCATAAGGCCGCGGTTCACAACGAATCCAACACCGTAGCGATAAAGACAGAGTGCGGGGCGATGCTGGTCAAGCAGATATGCGGGAGCATTGTAAGAAGGATTGTCTGCAATGTGGCACCCAGGAAGATGGTAACAAAAGGGGAGAGATTGGGCATGATTATGTTTGGTTCGCGCGTTGAGCTTTATATCTCTCCGCGGACAGAGTTGCTTGTGGGGGTTGGAGATAAAGTGGCGGCAGGCCAGACGTTTATGGGCAGGTGCATTGTTCCTTAA
- a CDS encoding bifunctional 4-hydroxy-2-oxoglutarate aldolase/2-dehydro-3-deoxy-phosphogluconate aldolase, producing the protein MDVEQFKRQPVLGILRGIEADVVEPLVEALASSGLKAVEVTMNTSGAPDLIRQMVKSANGRLTIGAGTVLDMDELRLALDSGATFIVSPILVPAVVKYCAKKKIPVFPGALTPREIYNAWMAGATMVKVFPVSFFGPEYIKEIKGPFKDIPLLACGGVTPENIRLFFSRGASAVAFGGSIFKKEWFEQKKFSLITERVKALLSGMRPV; encoded by the coding sequence ATGGATGTGGAGCAGTTCAAGCGGCAGCCGGTCTTAGGCATACTACGCGGGATAGAAGCGGATGTAGTTGAGCCGCTTGTTGAGGCGCTGGCCTCATCCGGCCTCAAGGCCGTTGAAGTGACGATGAACACATCAGGCGCGCCTGACTTGATCAGGCAGATGGTCAAGTCAGCCAACGGCCGCCTGACAATAGGGGCAGGCACTGTTTTGGATATGGATGAGCTTCGGCTGGCGCTTGATTCCGGAGCCACATTCATTGTTTCCCCCATATTAGTGCCCGCTGTAGTGAAATATTGCGCCAAAAAGAAGATACCCGTATTTCCCGGCGCGCTGACCCCGCGGGAGATATACAATGCCTGGATGGCAGGAGCTACTATGGTGAAGGTGTTCCCTGTCAGCTTTTTCGGCCCGGAATACATTAAGGAGATAAAAGGGCCTTTTAAGGATATACCGCTGCTTGCCTGCGGCGGCGTGACCCCGGAGAATATCCGCCTGTTTTTTTCCCGCGGCGCCTCGGCGGTCGCCTTCGGCGGCAGCATATTTAAGAAAGAGTGGTTTGAGCAGAAGAAATTTTCACTTATCACCGAGCGCGTAAAGGCGCTGCTTTCCGGCATGCGGCCTGTTTAA